In candidate division WOR-3 bacterium, a single window of DNA contains:
- a CDS encoding non-canonical purine NTP pyrophosphatase yields the protein ATYQDNVKKFLKLLEGIANRQARFRCVCAVALPDSYNLPLKIFEGVCSGVIADKPKGESGFGYDPVFIPDGFDKTFAELSPEEKNKISHRAKALIKVKEFLNQMNIK from the coding sequence AGCAACCTATCAAGATAATGTGAAAAAATTCCTAAAACTATTAGAAGGTATTGCAAATCGCCAAGCACGTTTTCGCTGCGTTTGTGCAGTAGCGCTTCCTGATTCTTATAATCTTCCTCTTAAGATATTTGAAGGAGTTTGTTCGGGCGTAATTGCCGACAAACCGAAAGGCGAGTCTGGCTTTGGCTATGACCCAGTCTTTATACCTGATGGCTTTGATAAAACATTTGCCGAATTATCACCGGAAGAAAAAAATAAGATTAGCCATCGAGCAAAAGCATTAATTAAAGTAAAAGAGTTTCTTAATCAGATGAATATCAAATAA